Proteins from one Streptomyces sp. NBC_00390 genomic window:
- the mhpA gene encoding bifunctional 3-(3-hydroxy-phenyl)propionate/3-hydroxycinnamic acid hydroxylase MhpA: MKAPSRTPVVIIGAGPVGVTAALLLARHGVRSVVLERHRDVYPQPRAVVVDDEIRRILQSVGVHEEFAALARPARGLRLLDARRRMITEFPRSLHGHHGFPQTSMFDQPELERLLRDALARRPECELRGGVEVVSVTQDTDGPNDPTGPVRVTFRRDGSDEVEHVFADAVLGCDGAGSLTRDAIGTLWQDLHFEESWRVIDVRTSRPVRSWEGAEQICCPHRPGTFMRVGEDRYRWEFRLAEDEHLDGPDGWARLRELVAPWADLPPDVSQADDFEVIRQAQYTFRARLADRWRRGRVFLLGDAAHLTPPFVGQGLCAGLRDAHNLTWKLARVLQQGAHEGLLDTYEHERKPHARHVIRVAVAVGWAMTGGQDRGAALRRAVVGTVCRIPGVTAAVSRDLSPALTAGPLVRRRPRLMGRVLAGTFCPQPWVRHDGRRVRLDDVLGDSFAVLTAVPPTARMTAVATTLGAPTIHVDDLGDDGHLAAWLARGRSDAVLLRPDRVVMDTVPAGTGDFTDTAAWAPLLHTARRTADVRPAP; encoded by the coding sequence ATGAAGGCCCCATCCCGGACACCGGTGGTGATCATCGGTGCCGGACCCGTCGGCGTCACGGCCGCCCTCCTGCTCGCCCGGCACGGAGTGCGCAGCGTCGTCCTGGAACGCCACCGGGACGTCTACCCCCAGCCGCGCGCCGTCGTCGTGGACGACGAGATCCGCCGGATCCTGCAGAGCGTCGGTGTCCACGAGGAGTTCGCCGCCCTCGCACGCCCCGCGCGCGGGCTACGGCTGCTCGACGCCCGGCGCCGCATGATCACCGAATTCCCGCGGTCCCTGCACGGGCACCACGGCTTCCCACAGACCAGCATGTTCGACCAGCCCGAGCTGGAACGCCTGCTGCGCGACGCCCTGGCGCGCCGCCCCGAGTGCGAGCTGCGGGGCGGGGTGGAGGTCGTGTCCGTCACCCAGGACACCGACGGACCCAACGATCCCACGGGTCCGGTCCGGGTCACCTTCCGCCGCGACGGCAGCGACGAGGTGGAGCACGTGTTCGCCGATGCCGTCCTCGGCTGCGACGGTGCGGGCAGCCTCACCCGCGACGCCATCGGCACCCTCTGGCAGGACCTGCACTTCGAAGAGAGCTGGCGGGTCATCGACGTGCGCACCAGCCGCCCGGTACGCAGCTGGGAAGGCGCCGAGCAGATCTGCTGCCCCCACCGGCCGGGCACGTTCATGCGCGTCGGCGAGGACCGCTACCGCTGGGAGTTCCGGCTGGCCGAGGACGAGCACCTGGACGGCCCGGACGGGTGGGCGCGCCTGCGCGAGCTGGTCGCCCCCTGGGCGGACCTGCCGCCCGACGTCTCGCAGGCCGACGACTTCGAGGTGATCCGTCAGGCGCAGTACACCTTCCGGGCCCGTCTCGCCGACCGGTGGCGCCGCGGGCGCGTCTTCCTGCTGGGCGACGCCGCCCACCTCACCCCGCCCTTCGTCGGGCAGGGCCTGTGCGCCGGCCTGCGTGACGCCCACAACCTCACCTGGAAACTCGCCCGCGTCCTCCAACAGGGCGCACACGAGGGGCTGCTGGACACCTACGAACACGAGCGCAAGCCGCATGCCCGCCATGTGATCCGCGTCGCGGTCGCCGTCGGCTGGGCCATGACCGGCGGACAGGACCGCGGTGCGGCATTGCGCCGGGCCGTCGTGGGCACGGTCTGCCGCATCCCCGGCGTGACCGCGGCGGTGAGCCGTGACCTCAGCCCCGCCCTGACCGCCGGTCCACTCGTACGGCGCCGCCCCAGGCTGATGGGCCGCGTGCTGGCCGGCACCTTCTGCCCGCAGCCCTGGGTACGGCACGACGGCAGGCGAGTGCGCCTCGATGACGTCCTCGGGGACTCCTTCGCCGTCCTGACCGCTGTGCCGCCCACGGCGCGGATGACGGCCGTGGCCACGACACTGGGCGCACCGACGATCCACGTCGACGACCTGGGCGACGACGGCCACCTGGCCGCCTGGCTGGCACGCGGCCGGTCGGACGCCGTCCTGCTGCGCCCCGACCGCGTCGTGATGGACACCGTCCCCGCCGGCACCGGCGACTTCACGGACACCGCCGCCTGGGCTCCCCTGCTGCACACGGCCCGCCGTACCGCCGACGTCCGGCCCGCCCCCTGA
- a CDS encoding fumarylacetoacetate hydrolase family protein, whose amino-acid sequence MSTNVLRTTDGWWAVRDERAVRVETKAVTTAELLADRDAVREAAALAESGTPVAGLVALPPVTTPCRVVAQMVNYRSHAKDSGFTGDIPATFFRKASGSVSGPHEKIVRPAHVKFLDHEVELGLVMGATLPVGTVVEEQDLPRYVAGLVLTNDVSARDVQLTKTQFYESKSYPTFTPTGPYLALLEPEDFAHLLNLRLRLSVNGVPRQDRTLADMIVRPAQALTLLARFQTLDPGDLLLTGTPGGTALKAPPKPIAKISALLPPAMKWKAFFKGQAKNPLYLRDGDLITATIATPDGQIDLGEQRTPVTDAP is encoded by the coding sequence ATGAGCACCAACGTTCTGCGCACCACCGACGGCTGGTGGGCCGTCCGGGACGAGCGCGCCGTCCGCGTCGAGACCAAGGCGGTCACCACCGCCGAGCTGCTCGCCGACCGGGACGCGGTCCGCGAAGCCGCCGCCTTGGCCGAGAGCGGCACACCCGTCGCCGGCCTGGTGGCGCTGCCTCCGGTCACCACCCCCTGCCGGGTGGTCGCCCAGATGGTCAACTACCGCAGCCACGCCAAGGATTCGGGCTTCACCGGCGACATTCCGGCCACCTTCTTCCGCAAGGCGTCCGGCTCGGTCAGCGGACCGCACGAGAAGATCGTCCGCCCCGCGCACGTGAAGTTCCTCGACCACGAGGTGGAACTCGGCCTCGTCATGGGCGCCACCCTGCCCGTGGGCACCGTCGTCGAGGAGCAGGACCTGCCCCGGTACGTCGCCGGCCTTGTCCTGACCAACGACGTCAGCGCCCGCGACGTCCAGCTGACCAAGACCCAGTTCTACGAGAGCAAGTCCTATCCGACCTTCACGCCGACGGGGCCGTACCTGGCCCTGCTGGAGCCCGAAGACTTCGCCCACCTGCTCAACCTGCGCCTGCGGCTGTCGGTCAACGGCGTACCGCGCCAGGACCGCACGCTCGCCGACATGATCGTACGGCCCGCACAGGCGCTCACCCTGCTCGCCCGCTTCCAGACCCTCGACCCCGGCGACCTGCTGCTGACCGGCACCCCCGGCGGCACGGCCCTGAAGGCCCCGCCCAAGCCGATCGCGAAGATCAGCGCGCTGCTGCCGCCCGCGATGAAGTGGAAGGCGTTCTTCAAGGGCCAGGCCAAGAACCCCCTCTACCTGCGCGACGGTGACCTCATCACCGCCACGATCGCCACCCCCGACGGGCAGATCGACCTCGGCGAGCAGCGGACCCCCGTCACGGACGCACCATGA
- a CDS encoding VOC family protein, giving the protein MSHTPVDRAAPQTPHQDLHSEQGALSGEHPGRSRNPVIKVADLAWLEFEKPDLDRAEVFAHDFGFAIAARTEHELWLRGTFAGSPCTVIRKGPASRFIGPAFRAAERADLDRLARSTGSTVRDIGVPGGGQSVALLDPSGLPVRVVHCAEQLPALPEQQPLILNFGTDHRRTNATQRPPREPSRIQRLGHVVLETRVFARALDWYLDTLGMIVSDFLFLDGQRDRGPTMAFIRCDQGGLAVDHHTLALHLGPGTGYVHSAYQVTDLDAIGAGGEYLAERGYQRSWGIGRHIQGSQLFDYWRDPDRFMLEHFADGDLFSCDLEPGWAPMSASGLAQWGPPVTRDFLGTSPSPAKLREVMTALRGDNELDPARLLGLMKAMSS; this is encoded by the coding sequence ATGTCCCACACCCCCGTTGACAGGGCCGCTCCCCAGACGCCCCACCAAGACCTCCACAGTGAGCAGGGCGCCCTGAGCGGAGAGCACCCCGGACGCTCCCGCAATCCCGTGATCAAGGTGGCGGACCTGGCCTGGCTGGAGTTCGAGAAGCCGGACCTGGACCGGGCCGAGGTCTTCGCCCACGACTTCGGATTCGCGATCGCCGCCCGCACCGAGCACGAGCTGTGGCTGCGGGGCACGTTCGCCGGCTCGCCGTGCACGGTGATCCGCAAGGGGCCTGCGTCCCGCTTCATCGGCCCGGCGTTCCGCGCGGCCGAACGGGCCGACCTGGACCGGCTGGCCCGCTCCACCGGCAGTACCGTCCGGGACATCGGCGTACCGGGCGGTGGGCAGTCGGTCGCCCTGCTCGATCCCTCGGGCCTGCCGGTCCGGGTCGTGCACTGCGCCGAGCAGCTGCCCGCGCTGCCCGAGCAGCAGCCGCTGATCCTCAACTTCGGCACGGATCACCGTCGTACGAACGCCACCCAGCGCCCGCCCCGTGAGCCGTCCCGCATCCAGCGGCTGGGCCATGTGGTGCTGGAGACGAGGGTGTTCGCCCGCGCCCTGGACTGGTACCTGGACACCCTCGGGATGATCGTGTCCGACTTCCTGTTCCTGGACGGGCAACGCGACCGTGGCCCGACGATGGCGTTCATCCGCTGCGACCAGGGCGGCCTGGCCGTCGACCACCACACGCTGGCCCTGCACCTGGGGCCCGGCACCGGCTATGTGCACTCCGCCTACCAGGTCACCGACCTCGACGCGATCGGCGCCGGCGGGGAGTACCTGGCCGAGCGCGGCTACCAGCGCAGCTGGGGCATCGGCCGGCACATCCAGGGCAGCCAGCTGTTCGACTACTGGCGCGACCCCGACCGCTTCATGCTGGAGCACTTCGCCGACGGCGACCTCTTCTCCTGCGACCTGGAGCCCGGCTGGGCGCCGATGTCGGCGAGCGGCCTGGCCCAGTGGGGCCCGCCGGTCACCCGCGACTTCCTGGGCACCAGCCCGTCCCCCGCCAAGCTGCGCGAGGTCATGACGGCCCTGCGCGGCGACAACGAACTCGACCCCGCACGCCTGCTGGGCCTGATGAAAGCGATGAGCTCATGA